Proteins encoded by one window of Candidatus Thorarchaeota archaeon:
- the mutS gene encoding DNA mismatch repair protein MutS, which yields MKKLTPMQRQYLELKRQHQDCLLLFRLGDFYELFNADAEIASEILDIVLTSRGEGVDSWPMCGVPHHSVEQYIAELLEAGHTVALADQVEDSSEAKGLVRREVVRVITPGTVLESSMLESSANNYLTAMVVHEGMIGLAAVDISTGEFIATEFEAEPDSEEVMSELARLNPSELLLPESMAGDKIIKDLREDVKKVDFREDLEFSARTAERAVKEQFGVTTLDGYGLADKPVALGAAGAILAYLSEVHRGQKATLTGISTYSIQDHMTIDAITQRNLELVKNARDGSTRGTLLSVLSETSTPMGRRKLKQWMLQPLMDSSSINERLDAVEEIARSALVRKNIAEKLDKTGDFERLVSRIAFGTANARDLVSLRTVLAKIPEIREILQSCDCSILQSAADSIDALEDLRNTLKEAVVDDPPATVKEGGIIKEGYDEQLDSMKSEIAADKEWIRSLQGKERKRTGIKSLKVGYNKVFGYYLEVTNANTDKVPPEYERKQTLTNSERYITPELKEKEATVLAGEEKINQLEYELYEDLRTKVKKLVEPLRRNSQAIALADVIVSLAEVAVKRGYNRPKIVEDKTIRVVEGRHPAMEVALGRNEFVPNSLSMGEDGTTLLIVTGPNMGGKSTYMRQNALIVLLAQMGSFVPAKRATIGLVDRIFTRVGAFDDLTASQSTFMVEMIETANILNNATERSLVILDEVGRGTSTYDGMALAWAVAEEIAKMKTRTLFATHYHHLTQMAEDYHGIKNVHTLAKEAGDDIVFLYKVVGGPTDESYGVHVASLAGVPEPVVSRAAEMLVRFENEKPVAVTGESSEEPVVKQMSLEPLTVEDPILEEIKHMDLDRTTPIDSLLALREFQERIRDRE from the coding sequence TTGAAGAAACTCACACCTATGCAGAGACAGTATCTGGAGCTCAAAAGACAACACCAAGACTGTTTGCTATTATTCAGGCTGGGCGACTTTTACGAACTCTTCAACGCTGATGCCGAAATCGCCTCAGAAATCCTAGACATTGTCCTGACATCCCGAGGTGAAGGTGTAGATAGTTGGCCAATGTGTGGTGTCCCACATCACTCAGTAGAGCAGTACATAGCAGAGCTGCTTGAAGCCGGGCATACCGTCGCCCTAGCAGATCAAGTAGAGGATTCTTCAGAAGCAAAAGGACTGGTCCGAAGAGAGGTGGTACGAGTAATCACTCCAGGTACCGTGCTGGAGAGCTCGATGCTTGAGAGTAGTGCAAACAACTACTTGACCGCCATGGTTGTCCACGAGGGAATGATAGGGCTTGCCGCAGTTGATATATCTACAGGAGAGTTCATAGCAACCGAGTTTGAAGCTGAACCTGATAGTGAGGAGGTCATGAGTGAGCTCGCTAGGTTGAATCCGTCTGAGCTTCTGTTGCCTGAGTCCATGGCCGGTGACAAGATTATCAAGGATTTGCGAGAGGACGTAAAGAAGGTAGATTTCAGAGAGGATTTGGAGTTCTCGGCCAGAACAGCAGAGCGGGCCGTCAAGGAGCAATTTGGTGTAACAACTCTTGACGGATATGGCCTCGCTGACAAGCCCGTTGCACTCGGAGCTGCCGGTGCTATCCTGGCGTATCTCTCCGAGGTACATAGAGGACAGAAGGCGACCTTGACCGGAATCAGCACATACTCTATTCAGGACCATATGACAATTGATGCGATTACCCAGCGCAATCTTGAACTAGTCAAGAATGCTAGAGATGGGTCTACCCGCGGCACCCTTCTTTCCGTCCTTTCTGAAACAAGTACTCCCATGGGTCGAAGAAAACTCAAACAGTGGATGCTTCAACCCCTCATGGACAGTAGCAGTATCAATGAGCGACTTGATGCGGTTGAAGAAATTGCGAGATCTGCACTGGTCAGAAAGAATATTGCTGAGAAGCTCGACAAGACTGGAGATTTCGAGCGTCTTGTGAGCAGGATTGCATTTGGTACAGCCAATGCCCGAGACTTGGTCTCTTTGAGAACTGTTCTTGCCAAGATTCCCGAAATACGGGAGATTCTCCAGAGCTGTGATTGTTCTATTCTGCAATCAGCTGCTGACTCCATTGATGCACTTGAGGATTTGAGAAACACGTTGAAAGAAGCAGTTGTTGATGATCCACCTGCCACTGTGAAAGAAGGAGGAATAATCAAAGAGGGCTACGATGAGCAACTAGACTCCATGAAATCAGAGATAGCGGCAGACAAGGAATGGATCAGATCTTTGCAGGGTAAGGAGCGAAAAAGAACCGGAATAAAATCGTTGAAAGTTGGTTACAATAAGGTGTTTGGATATTATTTGGAGGTTACCAATGCCAATACTGACAAGGTTCCACCCGAGTATGAACGGAAACAAACACTAACCAATTCGGAGCGATATATCACTCCAGAGCTAAAAGAGAAGGAAGCCACTGTTCTTGCTGGAGAGGAGAAAATCAATCAGCTGGAATACGAGCTTTATGAGGATCTGAGAACAAAAGTGAAAAAACTGGTCGAGCCACTACGAAGGAATTCACAGGCTATTGCCCTTGCAGATGTCATTGTCTCATTAGCAGAAGTGGCAGTCAAGAGAGGATACAATCGACCGAAAATAGTGGAGGACAAAACCATCCGCGTGGTTGAAGGAAGACATCCTGCAATGGAAGTGGCTCTGGGTAGAAATGAATTTGTACCAAACAGCCTATCAATGGGCGAAGACGGAACTACGCTGTTGATTGTAACAGGGCCTAACATGGGAGGGAAGAGTACTTACATGAGACAGAATGCCCTTATTGTCCTTCTTGCTCAGATGGGGTCCTTTGTTCCTGCCAAGAGAGCCACAATAGGACTGGTCGATAGAATCTTCACAAGGGTGGGCGCTTTTGACGACTTAACAGCCAGCCAATCCACGTTCATGGTGGAGATGATCGAAACCGCGAATATCCTCAACAATGCCACCGAACGGAGCCTCGTTATTCTCGACGAAGTTGGTCGCGGTACAAGTACCTATGACGGTATGGCTCTTGCATGGGCAGTAGCTGAAGAGATTGCCAAGATGAAGACACGAACACTCTTTGCCACTCATTATCATCATCTGACTCAGATGGCTGAAGACTATCATGGTATCAAAAACGTACATACCCTAGCAAAAGAAGCGGGCGACGATATTGTTTTTCTCTACAAGGTAGTTGGAGGGCCTACTGACGAAAGCTATGGTGTGCATGTGGCATCCTTGGCAGGAGTACCTGAGCCTGTAGTAAGCAGAGCAGCAGAAATGCTGGTAAGATTTGAGAATGAAAAACCCGTGGCAGTGACCGGAGAATCAAGCGAAGAACCTGTTGTGAAGCAGATGAGTCTCGAACCATTGACTGTGGAAGATCCGATTTTAGAAGAAATCAAGCATATGGATTTAGACAGAACAACACCCATAGATTCACTTCTTGCTCTAAGAGAATTTCAAGAAAGAATCCGTGATAGGGAATAA
- a CDS encoding alkaline phosphatase family protein — MAQRHKLLLMGVDQAIPCFINRFVEDGTMPNLARLIERGVRGRALSCFPPDTPTNWVTVATGANVERHGATSFYLHMPGEPFEEGLRKQNRSRSQLRKYATAEFLWDVVDQAGIRSFVVNYPAGWPSVLENGIMSRLVWEIPDPRPRILSPAKIKEVQIESALSGFEIVEGVSARLIEINNEKKYRMVIPEKTEKLEEGEWSSWLESEMKTDSEAIPCICKAKLEDIEKDTVSILIGTVYSLTGWANPDSFGRELIQNVMEPELIAGMDKDVEYWFQGSTADYLEEAEQEARLVGRTVKYAKQKHDWQVCMFHIHFLDSVNHKELAYLHEGSPLYEEEASGTALENVRKAYELIDDLLGMLLDSVVDDDTVVAFLSDHGAIPAWKMANIPKALVDAGLLSYKDENGKTLSVDWSKTKAFAYLEPPYVWVNKVGRDPHGIVEDEEYDSVREKIIEALESMRDPESGKRIVKIALRREEADFLGQNSDRVGDVVFALNPPYELFDGNAEELDISEIQPEFLERSLAFPAAECLGAHAYYLPTTRFGPYSIDVPLILAGPGIKSNVEFENSFNLVDVAPTLAYLLGVRRPKDSQGRILHEILEKFNCRSH, encoded by the coding sequence ATGGCACAAAGGCATAAATTGCTCCTTATGGGAGTGGATCAAGCGATACCCTGCTTCATCAATAGATTTGTTGAAGACGGAACAATGCCCAACCTTGCAAGACTGATAGAGCGAGGAGTAAGGGGTAGAGCACTCTCGTGTTTCCCACCAGATACACCAACAAACTGGGTCACTGTGGCAACCGGTGCGAATGTCGAAAGACACGGTGCCACAAGTTTCTATCTTCACATGCCGGGAGAACCGTTTGAAGAGGGACTTAGAAAGCAAAACCGGTCAAGGAGCCAGCTGAGAAAATACGCCACAGCAGAATTCCTTTGGGATGTTGTTGACCAAGCTGGAATCCGTTCATTTGTTGTCAACTATCCAGCTGGCTGGCCAAGTGTTCTTGAGAATGGAATCATGAGTCGATTGGTATGGGAAATTCCAGATCCGCGTCCACGCATTCTATCTCCAGCCAAAATCAAGGAAGTACAGATTGAGTCAGCTCTATCGGGATTTGAAATAGTTGAAGGCGTATCTGCACGACTAATTGAAATCAATAATGAGAAGAAATATCGAATGGTCATACCCGAGAAGACAGAGAAACTGGAAGAAGGCGAATGGAGTTCATGGTTGGAATCTGAGATGAAAACAGATTCTGAAGCTATACCTTGCATTTGCAAGGCCAAATTAGAAGATATAGAAAAGGATACCGTATCAATCCTGATTGGAACCGTATACAGCCTTACCGGCTGGGCGAACCCTGATTCGTTTGGTCGGGAACTGATTCAAAACGTGATGGAGCCAGAACTCATCGCTGGAATGGACAAGGATGTCGAATACTGGTTCCAAGGTTCAACCGCAGATTATCTAGAAGAGGCTGAACAAGAAGCAAGGCTGGTGGGACGCACAGTCAAGTATGCCAAACAAAAACATGATTGGCAAGTTTGTATGTTCCATATTCATTTTCTTGATAGTGTCAATCACAAGGAACTTGCGTATCTCCACGAGGGGTCGCCTTTGTATGAAGAAGAAGCCTCTGGAACTGCACTTGAGAACGTTCGAAAGGCGTATGAACTAATCGATGACTTGCTGGGTATGCTTCTTGATTCAGTAGTTGATGATGATACAGTTGTAGCATTTCTTTCCGATCATGGGGCAATACCTGCTTGGAAAATGGCAAATATTCCAAAGGCATTAGTCGATGCTGGATTGTTATCCTACAAAGATGAGAATGGTAAAACACTAAGTGTTGATTGGAGCAAGACGAAAGCGTTTGCATATCTCGAACCGCCGTATGTTTGGGTAAATAAAGTCGGACGTGATCCGCACGGCATTGTCGAAGACGAAGAATACGATAGCGTCAGAGAGAAGATAATTGAAGCACTTGAATCGATGCGCGACCCTGAAAGTGGAAAAAGGATTGTGAAGATTGCCTTGCGACGAGAGGAGGCCGATTTTCTAGGGCAGAACAGCGACCGTGTTGGTGATGTAGTTTTTGCTCTAAATCCGCCATACGAGTTGTTCGATGGGAATGCTGAAGAACTCGATATCTCAGAAATCCAACCTGAATTCTTGGAGAGAAGTTTGGCATTTCCGGCTGCCGAATGTCTTGGTGCACATGCTTACTACTTGCCAACTACGCGCTTTGGGCCCTACAGCATAGATGTTCCACTCATATTAGCTGGTCCTGGAATCAAGAGCAATGTGGAATTTGAGAATTCCTTCAATTTGGTTGATGTTGCACCCACCTTAGCATATCTCCTGGGAGTACGAAGGCCAAAAGATTCGCAGGGAAGGATTCTGCATGAAATCCTCGAAAAATTCAACTGTAGAAGTCATTAG
- a CDS encoding Gfo/Idh/MocA family oxidoreductase — translation MEKLKDIRIGIIGVGLLGNIHNQAIQTIVRGPYFSDEITITLEAVCDTRKEHVLEYAEQWDVPHAFTDWHDVIAADQINTVYIATPTYSHRDIFVGAANTGKHIFVQKPLAFTAADIQDMIEARNRNDILVQVGHSLRNHPGFWGVRRICRNEEYQAKMGRLFNVHFRSDQEKPYTGAGFHPSTWRRDKKKAHAGTLYEHSIHDFDMLRYWFGDRYRFGEVFAKAKYFFEVDGIEDSVGVLAQMTHKEGDTGATLALTAVWHNIHRDARHIEVFWENAHLEVKYSLLDFTGFLEVKGSETIKFNQDKLDQEYRVAIGYGNPPGLWLKNYGYETLLFLESLTKARPHPLVASLEDSQRSHEIVEACYESSRSHQPISL, via the coding sequence ATGGAGAAACTCAAAGACATTCGGATTGGCATCATCGGAGTTGGGCTGCTTGGAAACATACATAATCAAGCAATTCAGACAATCGTAAGAGGACCGTATTTCAGTGACGAGATTACTATCACATTAGAAGCTGTCTGCGATACACGGAAAGAGCATGTACTGGAATACGCAGAACAGTGGGATGTGCCCCACGCATTCACTGATTGGCATGACGTGATAGCAGCCGACCAGATCAATACAGTGTACATTGCTACGCCTACTTATTCTCATAGGGATATTTTCGTGGGTGCAGCAAATACAGGAAAGCACATCTTCGTACAGAAGCCTCTGGCATTTACAGCAGCGGATATTCAAGACATGATCGAAGCCAGAAACAGAAATGATATTCTTGTTCAGGTTGGACATAGTCTCCGAAATCATCCAGGCTTCTGGGGAGTCCGTCGTATCTGTCGTAATGAGGAATATCAAGCAAAAATGGGGCGGCTCTTCAATGTGCATTTCAGATCTGACCAAGAGAAGCCGTACACTGGTGCAGGGTTTCATCCGTCTACATGGCGACGCGACAAGAAGAAGGCACATGCAGGAACATTGTATGAGCATTCGATTCATGATTTCGACATGCTGAGATACTGGTTCGGTGATAGATACCGATTTGGTGAGGTATTTGCCAAGGCCAAGTATTTCTTCGAAGTGGACGGTATCGAAGATTCAGTAGGCGTCCTAGCTCAGATGACACACAAAGAGGGGGATACTGGTGCAACTCTGGCACTCACCGCCGTATGGCATAACATACACCGCGATGCAAGGCACATTGAGGTCTTCTGGGAAAACGCTCATCTGGAAGTGAAGTATTCGTTACTAGACTTCACCGGATTCTTGGAAGTCAAAGGGAGTGAAACTATTAAATTCAACCAGGACAAGCTTGATCAAGAATACCGAGTAGCGATTGGCTATGGGAATCCACCAGGGTTATGGTTGAAGAACTACGGCTACGAGACACTCCTCTTTCTCGAATCGCTTACCAAAGCGAGACCGCATCCACTAGTTGCGTCTCTTGAGGATTCTCAGCGTTCACATGAAATCGTTGAAGCCTGTTATGAGTCATCAAGAAGTCATCAGCCAATCAGTCTTTGA
- the rpe gene encoding ribulose-phosphate 3-epimerase, with protein MEVIISPSILSADFAHLEEDIRRAEAGNPDYFHLDIMDGHFVPNISYGPIMAKTMKRITDKPLDAHLMITNPDKYIPDFIDAGVEIIYPQIEVTYDIYRTVQLIVDLGAKAGITLNPGTPVDQVIPLLDLIDYIMIMSVCPGFSGQEFIGSSVPRIRELRKILDEHKPQVKIAVDGGVGVSNIGQLHAAGAEFFIAGSAIFKAKHIDHAIIQLREAAKTT; from the coding sequence ATGGAAGTAATAATATCCCCATCCATACTCTCAGCCGATTTCGCTCATCTTGAAGAAGACATAAGAAGAGCCGAAGCAGGGAATCCAGACTATTTCCACCTTGATATCATGGATGGTCATTTCGTGCCGAATATCTCGTATGGGCCGATTATGGCCAAAACAATGAAGAGAATAACAGATAAGCCACTAGATGCACATTTGATGATTACGAACCCTGACAAGTATATTCCGGACTTCATCGATGCAGGGGTCGAAATTATCTACCCGCAGATTGAAGTCACCTATGACATATACAGAACAGTTCAGCTGATAGTCGACCTTGGTGCAAAAGCAGGAATCACATTAAATCCAGGAACGCCGGTAGATCAAGTTATTCCCTTGCTTGATCTTATCGATTACATCATGATTATGAGCGTTTGTCCTGGCTTTAGCGGTCAAGAATTCATTGGCTCCTCCGTACCCCGAATTAGAGAACTTAGAAAGATTCTTGATGAGCATAAACCTCAGGTTAAGATAGCTGTCGACGGAGGCGTGGGGGTATCGAACATTGGTCAACTCCATGCCGCAGGAGCTGAATTCTTCATAGCTGGTTCAGCTATCTTCAAAGCAAAGCACATTGACCACGCAATCATTCAGCTTCGAGAAGCTGCAAAAACCACGTGA
- a CDS encoding leucine-rich repeat protein translates to MLSQGRSIVIENEGNPQEVMENLEHRNLEELRIIDCYTDSLSLDSLRGCEQLIELEITGTNLQTIDFGALSDCPRLRNLIVSNNHLKTVDFSPLSFCQGLEKVDVSNNQLKDVNLSPLKHPEKLADIDLTNNPLKSIDLEPLSANHQLENLMISHCKLSSIDLGPLKGKSELRTLYLNDNNIKEINLQPLSHSTQLHTLSLGRNKLETIDLVPIKHCVKLRILNLARNRLKRIDIRPLKYCNYLHTLAVDEGVEIISGKVKPLKTRRIDRVHHINSIDLRSSEWV, encoded by the coding sequence ATGCTATCGCAAGGAAGAAGTATAGTCATCGAAAATGAAGGGAACCCACAAGAAGTGATGGAGAATCTTGAACATAGGAATCTTGAAGAGCTACGGATTATTGACTGTTATACGGATTCTCTAAGTCTGGATTCCTTAAGAGGTTGCGAGCAACTCATAGAGCTTGAGATAACCGGAACTAATCTGCAAACAATCGATTTCGGAGCTCTGTCGGATTGCCCTAGACTACGCAATCTGATTGTCAGCAACAACCATCTGAAAACTGTTGATTTTTCACCATTGTCGTTCTGCCAAGGCTTGGAGAAAGTTGATGTTTCTAATAATCAATTGAAAGATGTGAATCTATCCCCGTTGAAACACCCAGAGAAACTGGCAGATATCGACTTGACCAACAATCCACTGAAATCAATTGATTTGGAGCCGCTTTCGGCTAATCACCAGCTTGAGAATCTGATGATTTCTCATTGTAAACTCAGTTCCATAGATTTAGGCCCACTGAAAGGGAAATCAGAACTGAGGACACTCTATCTCAACGACAACAACATCAAAGAGATTAATCTCCAACCGCTGAGTCACTCTACTCAATTACACACACTGTCTCTTGGTAGAAATAAACTCGAAACCATAGATCTTGTGCCAATCAAACATTGTGTGAAGCTTCGAATCTTGAATCTGGCTCGAAACAGGCTCAAAAGGATAGATATTCGCCCGCTTAAGTACTGCAACTATCTTCATACACTGGCAGTAGACGAAGGAGTGGAAATCATATCTGGGAAAGTCAAGCCTCTCAAAACACGAAGAATAGATAGAGTCCATCACATAAATTCTATTGACCTGCGGTCTTCCGAATGGGTGTAA
- the fsa gene encoding fructose-6-phosphate aldolase — MKFFIDTADTEAIRKAHERGMVDGVTTNPTLVAREGRDFREIVDEIASFVEGPISLEVISEDADGMIEEARELDTWIDNAAIKIPMTWEGLKAVRVLSKEGIHTNVTLCFSPNQALLAAKAGATFVSPFIGRLDDIGHTGMDIVVDIKDIYDNYAFDTEIIVASIRHPHHVYRAALSGADIATIPPSVLDKMVNHPLTDVGIERFLADWESMEE, encoded by the coding sequence TTGAAGTTCTTTATTGATACAGCCGATACAGAAGCAATCAGAAAGGCCCATGAACGAGGCATGGTTGACGGAGTAACAACGAACCCAACGCTTGTAGCTAGAGAAGGAAGAGATTTTCGGGAGATTGTTGATGAGATAGCCTCCTTTGTTGAAGGCCCGATAAGCCTAGAAGTCATCAGTGAAGATGCTGATGGGATGATTGAAGAGGCGCGAGAACTTGATACGTGGATAGATAATGCTGCGATCAAGATACCTATGACATGGGAAGGGCTGAAAGCTGTTCGAGTGCTTTCTAAGGAAGGCATTCATACCAACGTGACGCTATGTTTCAGTCCTAACCAAGCCCTCCTTGCTGCAAAGGCCGGGGCAACATTCGTTTCGCCTTTCATAGGGCGATTGGATGATATCGGTCACACGGGTATGGACATTGTAGTCGATATCAAGGACATCTACGATAACTATGCTTTCGATACCGAGATTATCGTGGCTAGCATTCGACATCCACATCATGTATATCGAGCAGCCCTTAGCGGGGCGGACATAGCGACCATTCCTCCCTCAGTACTTGACAAGATGGTCAACCATCCGCTTACCGATGTTGGAATTGAGAGGTTCCTTGCTGACTGGGAAAGCATGGAAGAATAG
- a CDS encoding amidohydrolase has protein sequence MKIKADLVAVNGNIITMDPEQPTATALAVKSYKVLAVGSDEMAMDLVSTAKRVIDLGGKTVVPGFIDAHCHLTQKGIRSSYVHLHDANSPQEVKKRLKAEVPRHKKGEWIRGFGWDESNWDEKRYLTRNDLDEISKEHPIAIDRVDLHLASVNSMALEELDIDLDQDGVEKNKKGKPTGVLKDIEGLYDNIEPKEEDVYDGIVAGNRLANEVGITTAVDNAPAGYLRSLRRAERANELTARMIVNPPATQIDHLTELGITSGMGGAMVRIGGAKIFTDGSIGARTAALSEPYADDKDNTGKMLMNKEKFSSIIRKAMENDIQTVTHAIGDRAIEMVISAFEESSYTSKIRSQRHRIEHAEMISLDQIRRAASLGLILSMQPNFVGRWQQKKGLYMDRLGEERVANMNMFKAALDNGARLCFGSDGMPLGPIYGIWSAVSHYNPKVRLDVEKALRCYTMEGAYSSFVENIVGSLKEGKRADFVVLSDNILEVPPNEICDIEVDRTILGGNVEYSNPNTVG, from the coding sequence ATGAAAATTAAAGCTGACCTTGTTGCCGTCAATGGTAACATCATTACTATGGATCCTGAGCAACCTACTGCAACTGCCCTGGCAGTGAAGAGCTACAAGGTTCTGGCGGTAGGAAGCGATGAGATGGCGATGGATCTTGTATCCACAGCCAAGAGAGTCATAGATCTTGGAGGCAAGACGGTCGTTCCAGGTTTCATCGATGCTCATTGTCATCTCACACAAAAGGGAATCCGGTCTTCGTATGTTCATCTCCACGACGCCAACTCACCACAGGAAGTCAAAAAACGACTGAAAGCGGAAGTTCCCAGACATAAGAAAGGCGAGTGGATAAGGGGCTTTGGTTGGGATGAAAGCAACTGGGATGAGAAACGCTACCTTACTAGAAATGACCTAGATGAAATATCTAAGGAGCATCCCATAGCCATAGATCGCGTCGATCTACATCTTGCATCAGTGAATAGCATGGCACTTGAGGAACTCGATATCGATTTGGACCAAGATGGTGTCGAGAAAAACAAGAAAGGGAAACCCACGGGTGTTCTGAAGGACATAGAAGGACTCTATGATAACATCGAACCCAAGGAAGAGGATGTCTATGATGGGATTGTTGCTGGAAATAGACTTGCAAATGAAGTGGGCATTACTACCGCAGTCGATAATGCCCCTGCGGGGTACCTTCGATCACTTCGGAGAGCGGAACGCGCAAATGAACTCACAGCAAGAATGATTGTGAACCCACCTGCGACTCAAATAGATCACCTAACAGAACTAGGCATCACATCTGGTATGGGTGGAGCAATGGTTCGAATTGGTGGAGCCAAGATATTCACAGACGGATCCATAGGCGCAAGAACAGCTGCACTTTCTGAACCATATGCGGATGACAAGGACAACACCGGCAAAATGCTGATGAACAAGGAGAAATTTTCCAGCATTATTCGAAAAGCTATGGAGAATGACATTCAGACTGTTACACACGCAATCGGAGACCGAGCCATCGAGATGGTTATTTCGGCATTTGAAGAATCCAGTTATACAAGCAAAATACGAAGCCAAAGGCATAGAATTGAACATGCTGAGATGATTAGCTTGGATCAGATTCGGCGAGCGGCAAGCTTAGGTCTGATTTTGTCAATGCAGCCCAACTTCGTTGGCAGATGGCAGCAGAAGAAGGGATTGTATATGGACAGACTTGGTGAAGAACGAGTCGCGAACATGAACATGTTCAAAGCTGCCCTTGATAATGGAGCGCGATTGTGTTTTGGTTCTGATGGAATGCCTTTAGGCCCAATATACGGGATATGGTCCGCAGTGTCACATTACAATCCTAAAGTGCGACTTGATGTTGAAAAAGCACTAAGGTGTTACACAATGGAGGGAGCATATTCATCTTTTGTTGAAAACATAGTAGGTAGCCTAAAAGAGGGGAAAAGAGCAGATTTCGTAGTTCTCTCAGACAACATCCTTGAAGTACCACCCAACGAGATATGTGATATTGAAGTGGACAGGACAATACTAGGCGGAAACGTCGAATACAGTAACCCAAACACCGTTGGATGA